One genomic segment of Rhizorhabdus phycosphaerae includes these proteins:
- a CDS encoding gamma carbonic anhydrase family protein → MPVYAFEGSVPVVDPGAFLHPTASLIGDVIVGPGCYIGPGASLRGDFGRILVEGNASIQDNATLHSSAETDCIVGYGCTVAHGAILHGCTLGRHVLVGMNAVVLDGAEIGDECLVAALSLVKSGMRAPQRTLLAGNPAQAVRTIDADKVMWRMEDDGEYVRLARRSLAELHECEALTAPEPDRRRPAGGARAVRLSRAN, encoded by the coding sequence ATGCCGGTCTATGCGTTCGAGGGATCGGTGCCGGTGGTCGACCCCGGCGCCTTCCTGCATCCCACCGCGTCGCTGATCGGCGACGTGATCGTCGGCCCGGGCTGCTATATCGGCCCGGGTGCGTCGCTACGCGGGGATTTCGGACGCATCCTGGTCGAAGGCAACGCCTCGATCCAGGACAATGCCACGCTGCACAGCTCGGCCGAGACCGATTGCATCGTCGGCTATGGCTGTACCGTCGCGCATGGTGCGATCCTGCACGGCTGCACGCTGGGTCGCCATGTGCTGGTGGGCATGAACGCAGTCGTCCTCGACGGGGCGGAGATCGGCGACGAGTGCCTCGTCGCGGCGCTCAGTCTCGTGAAATCGGGGATGCGCGCGCCGCAACGCACGCTGCTGGCGGGCAACCCCGCGCAGGCCGTGCGGACGATCGACGCCGACAAGGTGATGTGGCGGATGGAGGACGACGGCGAATATGTCCGCCTCGCCCGCCGTTCGCTCGCCGAACTACATGAATGCGAAGCGCTGACGGCGCCCGAGCCGGATCGTCGCCGCCCTGCGGGCGGTGCCCGGGCCGTGCGCCTGTCGCGCGCCAATTGA
- a CDS encoding acetyl-CoA C-acetyltransferase encodes MAEAYIVDAIRTPTGKKKGTLAGWHPADLGAIPIQEIVKRTGIDPNAVDDVIWGCVDAIGPQAGNMGRSCWLAAGYPEAVPGVTIDRQCGSSQQAIHFAAQAVMSGTQDLIVAGGVQNMNAIPISAAMIAGQAFGFETPFSTSPAWAARYGKEEVNQIYAAEKIAEQWDISREDMEVFAAESNRRAEEAIDSGRFAAEIVAVDGFAADETVRRGTTLAGLANLKPVREGGRITAGVSSQIADAAAAVLIASEQAVKDHGLKPRARIHHLTVRGDNPIMMLTAPIPATRHALQKTGLKLSDIDLVEINEAFASVALAWAKDLGADLSKVNVNGGAIALGHPLGATGAKLMTTLLYELERRGGRYGLQTMCEGGGLANVTIIERLG; translated from the coding sequence CCGGCTGGCATCCGGCCGATCTGGGCGCGATCCCGATCCAGGAGATCGTCAAGCGAACCGGTATCGATCCGAACGCGGTCGACGACGTGATCTGGGGCTGCGTCGACGCGATCGGTCCGCAGGCGGGCAATATGGGCCGCAGCTGCTGGCTCGCCGCCGGCTATCCCGAGGCGGTGCCGGGTGTCACGATCGACCGGCAGTGCGGCTCGTCGCAACAGGCGATCCACTTCGCGGCGCAGGCCGTGATGTCGGGCACGCAGGACCTGATCGTCGCGGGCGGCGTCCAGAACATGAACGCGATCCCGATCTCCGCCGCGATGATCGCCGGACAAGCCTTCGGTTTCGAGACCCCCTTCTCCACCTCGCCTGCCTGGGCCGCGCGCTATGGCAAGGAAGAGGTCAACCAGATCTACGCCGCCGAGAAGATCGCGGAGCAGTGGGACATCAGCCGCGAGGACATGGAAGTCTTCGCCGCCGAGAGCAACCGCCGCGCCGAGGAGGCGATCGACAGCGGTCGCTTTGCGGCCGAGATCGTCGCAGTCGACGGCTTCGCGGCCGACGAAACGGTGCGCCGCGGCACGACGCTCGCGGGGCTGGCGAACCTCAAGCCGGTTCGCGAGGGCGGGCGGATCACCGCCGGCGTGTCGAGCCAGATCGCCGATGCCGCCGCCGCCGTGCTGATCGCGAGCGAGCAAGCGGTGAAGGACCATGGCCTGAAGCCGCGCGCGCGCATCCATCATCTGACGGTACGTGGCGACAACCCGATCATGATGCTGACCGCACCAATCCCCGCCACGCGCCATGCGCTGCAAAAGACCGGCCTGAAGCTGTCGGACATCGACCTGGTCGAGATCAACGAGGCCTTCGCCAGCGTCGCTCTGGCCTGGGCCAAGGATCTCGGCGCCGACCTGTCGAAGGTGAACGTCAATGGCGGCGCGATTGCGCTCGGACATCCGCTCGGCGCGACGGGCGCAAAGCTGATGACGACGCTGCTGTACGAACTCGAACGCCGCGGCGGCCGCTATGGCCTGCAGACGATGTGCGAGGGCGGCGGTCTCGCCAACGTCACCATCATCGAACGGCTGGGGTGA